A genome region from Pseudomonas anguilliseptica includes the following:
- a CDS encoding flavin-containing monooxygenase has product MHNTSQNQARLRVLIIGSGFGGLGMAIQLQKAGVEDFLLLEKAAEVGGTWRDNSYPGAACDVPSHLYSFSFEPKTDWSRKFAPQAEIHGYMLHCVAKYQLRSRIRCNAEVASAAFDVAAALWRVTLSNGEELCAEVLISACGQLNQPAYPALPGIEKFAGEAFHSARWRHDLDLSGKRVAVIGTGASAIQFVPQIQPQVAELKLFQRSAAYVLPKPDRAYKPWELALMRRLPWLQRLDRGLKYLQYEMRGLAFISMPWLMKLFRFSFERHLKQHIRDPQLRSQLQPNYPMGCKRILISNDYLPALAQPNVALISEAISRVGERAIITTDGREHPCDVLIYGTGFAATDFLAPMQIRGFGGQELNQAWQDGAEAYKGISVSGFPNLFILYGPNTNLGHNSIIYMLESQFRYVLGCIDLLRQQGVRYLDVKAAVQQRYNQQVQASSHRTIWEQGCSSWYKTASGKSTNNWPGYTFTYRQQTRAPELDDYECTR; this is encoded by the coding sequence ATGCACAACACTTCCCAGAACCAGGCCCGGTTACGCGTGCTGATTATCGGCAGCGGCTTTGGCGGCCTGGGCATGGCCATTCAGTTACAGAAGGCCGGTGTCGAGGACTTTCTGCTCCTTGAAAAGGCCGCAGAAGTCGGCGGCACCTGGCGCGATAACAGCTACCCGGGGGCGGCCTGCGATGTGCCGTCGCACCTGTATTCGTTTTCCTTTGAACCGAAAACCGACTGGAGCCGCAAGTTTGCGCCTCAGGCGGAAATCCACGGCTATATGCTGCACTGCGTGGCCAAGTACCAGCTGCGTTCGCGTATTCGCTGCAATGCCGAGGTGGCCTCGGCGGCCTTCGATGTGGCGGCAGCGTTGTGGCGGGTGACCCTGAGCAATGGTGAAGAGCTCTGCGCCGAGGTGCTGATCAGCGCCTGCGGCCAGCTCAATCAGCCGGCCTATCCGGCATTGCCAGGGATCGAGAAGTTCGCCGGGGAAGCTTTTCACTCGGCGCGCTGGCGACACGATCTGGATCTTTCCGGCAAGCGCGTAGCGGTGATCGGCACCGGCGCCTCGGCGATTCAGTTTGTCCCGCAGATCCAGCCGCAGGTGGCCGAACTCAAGCTGTTTCAGCGCTCGGCGGCCTATGTGTTGCCCAAGCCGGATCGCGCCTACAAGCCTTGGGAGCTGGCGCTGATGCGCCGGCTGCCCTGGCTGCAACGCCTCGACCGTGGCCTCAAGTACCTGCAATACGAGATGCGCGGTCTGGCGTTTATCAGCATGCCGTGGCTGATGAAGCTGTTTCGCTTTAGCTTCGAGCGTCACCTCAAGCAGCACATCCGTGATCCGCAACTGCGCAGCCAGCTGCAGCCAAACTACCCCATGGGCTGCAAGCGCATCCTGATCAGCAATGACTATCTGCCGGCCCTGGCGCAACCCAATGTGGCGCTAATCAGCGAGGCGATTAGCCGCGTCGGCGAGCGCGCCATCATCACCACCGATGGCCGCGAACACCCCTGCGATGTGCTGATCTACGGAACCGGCTTTGCCGCCACGGATTTTCTCGCGCCGATGCAGATTCGCGGGTTCGGCGGGCAGGAGCTGAACCAGGCCTGGCAGGACGGCGCCGAAGCCTACAAGGGCATTAGCGTCAGTGGCTTTCCCAACCTGTTTATCCTCTACGGGCCGAATACCAACCTGGGGCACAATTCGATCATTTATATGCTCGAAAGCCAGTTTCGCTATGTGCTCGGCTGCATCGATTTGCTGCGCCAGCAAGGCGTACGCTACCTGGACGTAAAAGCCGCGGTGCAACAGCGCTACAACCAGCAGGTTCAGGCCAGCTCACATCGAACGATATGGGAGCAGGGCTGCTCAAGCTGGTACAAAACCGCCTCCGGCAAAAGCACCAACAACTGGCCGGGCTATACCTTTACTTACCGCCAGCAAACCCGCGCCCCGGAGCTTGATGACTATGAATGCACCCGCTGA
- a CDS encoding alpha/beta hydrolase, whose product MNAPAEFNAPAADQALLRSVLRTSLRLLFRGLVRPPMPIAGQRAVLRLLTAASPAPRGITRSTGTLGGRPCEWHKPQSGRGTVLLYLHGGAYLIGGANTHRTICSTLAKRGQMDVCALDYRLAPEHQYPAARDDALAAFQELINLGYKPEQIVLGGDSAGGNLSLITSLRLRDLGLAQPAALVCFSPVTDFSFTQTHEPPAGDPLLHPKWAAQALALYCPAGLAHDDPGLSPQFADLQGLAPVLIQVGEDEILRNDSLRFADKARAAGVDVRLQRYPDLWHVFQAHAGMLKAADFALAEVVSFLRERGC is encoded by the coding sequence ATGAATGCACCCGCTGAATTCAACGCACCTGCGGCCGATCAGGCGCTGCTGCGCAGCGTTTTGCGTACCAGCCTGCGCCTGCTGTTCCGTGGCCTGGTACGTCCACCCATGCCGATTGCCGGCCAGCGTGCGGTGTTGCGCCTTTTGACTGCCGCCAGCCCGGCGCCGCGCGGTATCACCCGCAGTACCGGTACCCTGGGTGGGCGGCCCTGTGAGTGGCATAAGCCGCAGAGTGGCCGTGGCACGGTGCTGCTGTATCTGCATGGCGGTGCATACCTGATCGGCGGAGCGAACACCCACCGCACGATCTGCTCCACCTTGGCCAAGCGCGGGCAGATGGATGTGTGCGCGCTGGATTACCGCCTGGCGCCGGAGCATCAATACCCTGCAGCTCGCGACGATGCGTTGGCAGCGTTTCAGGAGTTGATCAATCTAGGCTACAAGCCCGAGCAGATCGTGCTGGGCGGTGATTCGGCTGGCGGAAACCTGAGCCTGATCACCAGCCTGCGTCTGCGTGATTTGGGCTTGGCACAACCGGCGGCGCTGGTGTGTTTCTCCCCGGTCACCGATTTTTCCTTTACGCAGACACACGAGCCGCCAGCGGGCGACCCACTGCTTCATCCAAAATGGGCGGCGCAGGCGCTGGCGCTGTATTGCCCTGCCGGATTGGCGCATGACGATCCCGGTTTATCACCGCAGTTTGCCGATCTGCAGGGGCTGGCCCCTGTATTGATCCAGGTCGGTGAAGACGAGATTCTACGTAACGACAGCCTGCGCTTTGCCGACAAGGCCAGGGCAGCCGGTGTGGATGTGCGCCTGCAGCGCTATCCGGACCTGTGGCACGTGTTTCAGGCTCATGCTGGCATGCTCAAGGCCGCCGATTTTGCCCTGGCCGAAGTGGTGAGCTTTCTGCGTGAGCGGGGCTGCTGA
- a CDS encoding SDR family oxidoreductase, with amino-acid sequence MNNILITGAASGIGAATARLFHQHGWQVGLLDINHQALAKLAGELGNIWHAELDVADPAAVKVALADFCALHCGQLRLLFNSAGILQCGHFEDIELSEHARILQINVQGLLNMTHAAFPYLQATSDAQVINMGSASGVYGVPHLASYSASKFAVRGLTEALDLEWAKHGIRVGDLMPPFVSTPMLNNQRFQAPVLRRLGVNLEAEAVAQAAWAQTLSRAVHRPISLQFKLLYWSGQLTPTWLTRRIMAWLSRE; translated from the coding sequence GTGAACAATATTCTGATAACCGGCGCCGCCTCGGGAATCGGCGCAGCCACTGCCAGGCTGTTTCATCAACACGGCTGGCAGGTTGGCTTGCTGGATATCAACCACCAGGCGCTGGCCAAGCTGGCAGGCGAGCTGGGTAATATCTGGCATGCCGAGCTGGATGTGGCCGACCCAGCGGCAGTCAAGGTCGCCCTGGCGGACTTCTGCGCCCTGCATTGCGGTCAGTTACGCCTGCTGTTCAATAGCGCCGGGATTCTGCAGTGTGGGCACTTCGAGGATATCGAGCTGAGTGAGCATGCGCGCATCCTGCAGATCAACGTGCAGGGCCTGCTGAATATGACCCACGCGGCTTTTCCCTATCTGCAAGCCACGTCCGACGCCCAGGTGATCAATATGGGCTCGGCTTCGGGTGTTTATGGTGTGCCGCATCTGGCCAGCTATTCGGCCTCCAAATTCGCTGTACGTGGGCTGACCGAGGCGCTGGATCTGGAATGGGCCAAGCACGGCATCCGTGTAGGCGACCTGATGCCGCCGTTTGTCAGCACGCCGATGCTTAACAACCAGCGTTTCCAGGCCCCTGTGCTAAGGCGTCTGGGGGTTAACCTTGAGGCCGAAGCCGTGGCCCAGGCCGCTTGGGCGCAAACCTTGAGCCGTGCGGTACACCGGCCGATCAGCCTGCAATTCAAGCTGCTGTACTGGTCTGGTCAGCTGACGCCCACCTGGCTGACCCGGCGCATCATGGCTTGGCTAAGCCGTGAGTAA
- a CDS encoding ribonuclease E inhibitor RraB, with protein MSTALHDDVSNGVLRRMKEGGFDFASFHPIEFYALFPDEERARLATRQFRGESLHALVTERDDGVWHLQVSKVMFATYHGIDDFEHDLESVVAPLGGKLDGWGVTQEVRQP; from the coding sequence ATGAGCACAGCCTTGCACGATGATGTCAGTAACGGGGTTTTACGGCGGATGAAGGAGGGTGGCTTCGACTTTGCCAGCTTCCATCCCATCGAGTTCTACGCCTTATTCCCGGATGAGGAGCGGGCCCGTCTGGCCACCCGCCAATTTCGAGGTGAATCTTTACACGCCCTGGTGACCGAGCGTGATGACGGTGTCTGGCACCTGCAAGTCAGTAAAGTAATGTTCGCGACATACCACGGCATTGACGACTTCGAGCATGACCTGGAGTCGGTCGTGGCGCCGCTTGGCGGCAAACTGGATGGGTGGGGCGTTACCCAGGAGGTAAGGCAGCCCTGA
- a CDS encoding type 1 glutamine amidotransferase encodes MTDILIFTHIDYCPPAHLGKVLEQAGHSFSVLRADLGELDGIDLDRPKAVAIMGGPMSVNDPLPWLTTEVVALQHFIRRDIPLIGHCLGGQLLAKALGAQISRMPYTESGWQPLTRLDQAAPSPWLQHLSEQFPIFQWHGDSFAIPEGAQPLLSSPWCSNQAFAWGDKVLALQGHPEMDEALVRQWLGDWHHLLDESQPSQQSRAQMLDQLPTKVAELNRVAEGFYRHWLQLAGL; translated from the coding sequence ATGACCGACATCCTGATTTTCACCCACATTGATTACTGCCCGCCGGCCCATCTGGGCAAAGTGCTGGAGCAGGCTGGCCACTCATTTAGCGTGCTGCGCGCGGATCTGGGCGAGCTGGACGGCATTGACCTCGACCGACCCAAGGCCGTGGCCATAATGGGCGGACCGATGAGCGTGAACGACCCGCTACCCTGGCTGACCACCGAAGTGGTCGCTTTGCAACATTTTATCCGTCGCGATATTCCGCTGATTGGCCACTGCCTGGGCGGCCAGCTGCTGGCCAAGGCGCTGGGTGCGCAAATCAGCCGCATGCCCTACACCGAAAGTGGCTGGCAGCCGCTGACCCGCCTCGACCAGGCGGCGCCCAGCCCCTGGTTGCAGCACCTGTCTGAACAGTTCCCGATCTTCCAGTGGCATGGCGACAGCTTTGCTATCCCCGAGGGCGCGCAGCCTCTGCTCAGCAGCCCCTGGTGCAGCAACCAGGCGTTTGCCTGGGGCGATAAAGTTCTGGCCCTGCAAGGCCACCCGGAGATGGATGAAGCCCTGGTGCGCCAGTGGCTCGGCGATTGGCATCACCTGCTGGATGAAAGCCAACCGAGCCAGCAGAGCAGGGCGCAGATGCTCGACCAACTGCCAACCAAAGTCGCCGAACTAAACCGCGTAGCCGAAGGCTTCTACCGCCATTGGCTGCAGCTGGCCGGACTCTGA
- a CDS encoding circularly permuted type 2 ATP-grasp protein, which translates to MARTFYDEMYDASGAVRPHYQAFARWLAETPDELLAQRRREADLLFHRAGITFTLYGDDQGTERLIPFDIIPRSIPASEWRIVERGCIQRVQALNMFLADLYHDQRIIKAGIVPAEQVLANEGYQIAMQGLNLHRDLYAHIAGVDLVRDGDGSYYVLEDNLRTPSGVSYMLEDRKMMMRLFPELFAAQRVAPIDHYPNLLLDTLKSSSPLDNPNVVVLTPGRFNSAYFEHAFLSREMGVELVEGADLFVRDDKLFMRTTAGAKQVDVVYRRLDDAFLDPLAFNPDSMLGVPGLLACYRSGNVVLANAIGTGVADDKSIYPYVDDMIRFYLSEEPILKNVPTFQCRKPAELSHVLANLEHLVVKETQGSGGYGMLVGPAATKAEIEDFRARLIARPEAYIAQPTLCLSTCPTFVERGIAPRHIDLRPFVLSGKETRIVPGGLTRVALREGSLVVNSSQGGGTKDTWVVEG; encoded by the coding sequence ATGGCCCGCACCTTTTATGACGAGATGTACGACGCGAGTGGCGCTGTCCGCCCGCACTATCAAGCCTTTGCCCGCTGGCTGGCGGAGACGCCGGATGAACTGCTGGCCCAGCGCCGCCGTGAAGCCGACCTGCTGTTCCACCGCGCCGGTATCACCTTCACCCTGTACGGCGACGACCAGGGCACCGAGCGCCTGATCCCGTTCGACATCATCCCGCGCAGCATCCCCGCCAGCGAATGGCGCATCGTCGAACGCGGCTGCATCCAGCGCGTGCAGGCGCTGAACATGTTCCTCGCCGACCTCTACCACGACCAGCGCATCATCAAGGCCGGCATCGTGCCTGCCGAGCAGGTGCTGGCCAACGAGGGTTACCAGATCGCTATGCAGGGTCTCAATCTGCACCGCGACCTCTACGCCCACATTGCCGGGGTCGACCTGGTACGCGATGGCGACGGCAGCTACTACGTGCTAGAAGACAACCTGCGCACCCCCAGCGGCGTTAGCTATATGCTCGAAGACCGCAAGATGATGATGCGCTTGTTCCCCGAGCTGTTCGCCGCCCAGCGCGTGGCACCGATCGATCACTACCCGAACCTGCTGCTTGATACGCTGAAATCCTCCAGCCCACTGGATAACCCCAACGTCGTGGTGCTGACGCCGGGGCGCTTCAACAGTGCCTACTTCGAGCACGCCTTCCTCTCCCGCGAAATGGGCGTGGAACTGGTCGAAGGTGCGGACCTGTTCGTGCGTGACGACAAGCTGTTTATGCGTACCACCGCCGGGGCCAAGCAGGTAGACGTGGTCTACCGCCGCCTCGACGACGCCTTCCTCGATCCATTGGCCTTCAACCCGGACTCCATGCTCGGCGTGCCCGGCCTGCTGGCCTGCTACCGCAGCGGCAACGTGGTGCTGGCCAATGCCATCGGCACCGGGGTGGCGGACGACAAATCGATCTACCCCTATGTCGACGACATGATTCGCTTCTACCTCAGCGAAGAGCCGATCCTGAAGAACGTACCGACCTTCCAGTGCCGCAAACCGGCCGAGCTGTCCCACGTGCTGGCCAATCTGGAACACCTGGTGGTCAAGGAAACCCAGGGCTCCGGCGGCTACGGCATGCTGGTCGGCCCGGCAGCCACCAAGGCCGAAATCGAAGACTTCCGCGCCCGCCTGATTGCCCGCCCCGAGGCCTATATTGCTCAGCCGACCCTGTGCCTATCGACTTGCCCGACCTTTGTTGAACGCGGCATCGCGCCACGCCATATCGACCTGCGGCCGTTCGTTCTATCCGGCAAGGAAACCCGCATCGTCCCCGGCGGCCTGACCCGCGTCGCGCTTCGCGAAGGCTCGCTGGTGGTCAACTCGTCCCAGGGTGGCGGCACCAAAGACACCTGGGTGGTGGAGGGCTAA
- a CDS encoding IS5 family transposase: MKQMTFADAEYAGKRKQTRKELFLIEMDQVVPWKGLIALIEPHYPKGEGGRPAYPLMAMLRVHLMQNWFGYSDPAMEEALYETTILRQFAGLSLERIPDETTILNFRRLLEKHELAAGILAVINGYLGDRGLSLRQGTIVDATLINAPSSTKNKDGKRDPEMHQTKKGNQYYFGMKAHIGVDDESGLVHSVVGTAANVADVTQVDKLLHGKENMVGADAGYTGVEKRPEHEGREVIWQIAARRSTYNTLSKRSALYKAKRKIEKAKAQVRAKVEHPFRVIKRQFGYVKTRFRGLAKNTAQLVTLFALSNLWMARRHLLTNAGEVRL; encoded by the coding sequence ATGAAGCAGATGACCTTCGCCGACGCCGAGTACGCCGGCAAGCGCAAGCAAACCCGCAAAGAGCTGTTCCTGATCGAGATGGATCAGGTTGTGCCGTGGAAGGGTTTGATTGCCTTGATCGAACCGCATTACCCCAAGGGTGAAGGCGGACGTCCAGCCTATCCGCTGATGGCGATGTTACGGGTTCATTTGATGCAGAACTGGTTCGGCTACAGCGACCCGGCGATGGAGGAGGCTCTGTACGAGACCACCATCCTGCGCCAGTTTGCGGGTCTGAGCCTGGAGCGCATTCCCGACGAAACCACCATCCTCAACTTCCGCCGATTGCTGGAGAAACACGAACTGGCTGCGGGCATCTTGGCCGTCATCAATGGCTATTTGGGTGACCGCGGTTTGTCATTGCGCCAAGGCACCATCGTCGATGCCACGCTGATCAATGCGCCGAGTTCGACCAAGAACAAGGACGGTAAGCGTGACCCGGAAATGCACCAGACCAAGAAGGGAAACCAGTATTACTTCGGCATGAAGGCGCACATCGGCGTCGATGACGAGTCGGGTTTAGTGCATAGCGTGGTCGGCACGGCAGCCAATGTTGCAGACGTTACTCAGGTCGACAAGCTGCTACACGGCAAAGAAAACATGGTGGGTGCCGACGCGGGTTACACCGGCGTAGAGAAGCGGCCAGAACATGAAGGCCGTGAAGTGATCTGGCAGATCGCAGCCCGCCGCAGTACGTACAACACGTTGAGTAAGCGCAGCGCGCTGTACAAAGCCAAGCGCAAGATCGAGAAGGCCAAGGCGCAAGTTCGCGCCAAGGTCGAGCACCCGTTCCGGGTGATCAAGCGTCAGTTCGGTTATGTGAAGACGCGTTTCCGTGGCCTGGCCAAAAACACCGCACAACTGGTAACGCTGTTCGCCCTGTCGAACCTGTGGATGGCCCGTCGACATTTGCTGACGAATGCAGGAGAGGTGCGCCTGTAA
- a CDS encoding alpha-E domain-containing protein, with protein sequence MLSRTASDLYWMSRYLERAENLARMLEVSYSLSLMPQDGRGDGLEELALPLLITGTLDDYLERHGPLHAERMLHFFALDATNPASIYCCLQAARSNAHAVRGRITADMWENINATWLEIHGIAQQGLSRYGISRFCEWVKERSHLFRGATFGTIMRGDPYRFIRLGTFIERADNTLRLLDARYEMLGEDIDEVDGRPARSYYQWTALLRALSSFEAFAEIYRGSPGTRKVSELLLLRADVPRSLRACMDELNLMLASLPGDNGRPAQRLAAELEARLRYTSIEEVLDEGLHAWLTDFILLVRQLGQAIQSSYLEVA encoded by the coding sequence ATGCTTTCAAGAACTGCCTCTGATCTGTACTGGATGTCGCGTTACCTGGAGCGCGCGGAAAACCTCGCGCGCATGCTTGAAGTCAGCTATTCGCTGTCGCTGATGCCACAGGACGGCCGTGGCGATGGCCTGGAAGAACTGGCCCTGCCTCTGCTGATTACTGGCACCCTGGACGATTACCTAGAGCGCCACGGCCCGCTGCACGCCGAGCGCATGCTGCACTTCTTCGCCCTTGATGCGACCAACCCGGCGAGCATCTACTGCTGCCTGCAGGCCGCGCGCAGCAATGCCCACGCCGTGCGTGGGCGGATCACCGCCGACATGTGGGAAAACATCAACGCCACCTGGCTGGAAATCCACGGCATCGCCCAGCAAGGCCTGAGCCGCTATGGCATCAGTCGCTTCTGCGAATGGGTCAAGGAGCGCTCGCACCTGTTCCGTGGCGCCACCTTCGGCACCATCATGCGCGGCGATCCGTACCGTTTTATCCGCCTGGGCACCTTTATCGAGCGCGCCGACAACACCTTGCGCCTGCTCGATGCACGTTATGAAATGCTTGGCGAAGACATCGACGAAGTCGACGGCCGCCCCGCACGCAGCTACTACCAGTGGACCGCACTGCTGCGCGCGCTCTCCTCATTTGAGGCGTTTGCCGAGATCTACCGTGGCTCGCCCGGCACGCGCAAAGTCTCCGAGTTGTTGCTACTACGTGCCGACGTGCCGCGCTCACTGCGTGCCTGTATGGACGAACTCAACCTGATGCTCGCCAGCCTGCCCGGCGACAACGGCCGCCCGGCCCAACGCCTGGCCGCCGAACTGGAAGCGCGGCTGCGCTACACCAGTATTGAAGAAGTGCTCGACGAGGGTCTGCACGCCTGGCTCACCGATTTCATCCTGCTGGTTCGCCAGCTGGGCCAAGCCATCCAAAGTTCCTACCTGGAGGTCGCATGA
- a CDS encoding transglutaminase family protein — translation MRLSISHDTTYHYEDQVRTSIQYLRMTPHDSERQQVLSWQLTLPRPVRAQLDPYGNILHVLTMDEPHESIVIGARGQVEIDEAREAEHESQSALPFLRFTRLTEADEALREFAKLQSRSRPDRSGLIDLMHAFLACARSLGIPARYVSGYLFTDSEDHLASHAWAEAWLDDAWYSFDVTNCLAKPERHLKLAVGLDYLDACPVRGMRRGGGIEQMHAQVEVVPLVRVQQQ, via the coding sequence ATGAGACTGTCAATCAGCCACGACACCACCTATCACTATGAAGATCAGGTGCGCACCAGCATCCAGTACCTGCGCATGACCCCGCACGACAGCGAGCGCCAGCAGGTGCTCAGCTGGCAGTTGACCCTGCCGCGCCCGGTGCGCGCGCAGCTCGACCCTTACGGCAATATCCTGCATGTGCTGACCATGGATGAGCCGCACGAATCCATCGTCATCGGCGCCCGTGGCCAGGTGGAGATCGACGAGGCGCGCGAAGCCGAACACGAAAGCCAGTCGGCGCTGCCGTTTCTGCGTTTCACTCGCCTGACCGAAGCCGATGAAGCCTTGCGCGAATTTGCCAAGCTGCAGAGCCGCAGCCGCCCGGACCGCAGCGGCCTGATCGACCTGATGCATGCCTTCCTGGCCTGTGCGCGCAGCCTGGGCATTCCGGCGCGTTATGTCTCGGGCTATCTGTTTACCGACAGCGAAGACCACCTGGCCAGTCACGCCTGGGCCGAAGCCTGGCTGGATGACGCCTGGTACAGCTTTGACGTGACCAACTGTCTGGCCAAGCCGGAGCGGCATTTGAAGTTGGCCGTGGGCCTGGATTATCTGGATGCCTGCCCGGTGCGCGGCATGCGCCGGGGTGGTGGCATTGAGCAGATGCATGCGCAGGTGGAGGTTGTGCCGCTGGTGCGGGTGCAACAGCAATAG
- a CDS encoding c-type cytochrome, with amino-acid sequence MNKRALCITLLALRPFSHLHAAELTLELGNGSQRLSSAQLLAHPQAQSVEISDDVSYKRSMRYRAVPLAALLEGVQPGDHLQLVASDGFAAELSAAPALSQTGSQAWLAIEDPAQPWPALGNGKPSAGPFYLVWQNPAASQIGPEQWPFQLATIRKLAPVAQRFPQLLPAADASPAVQAGFAQYQKNCMACHRLNGAGDSQFGPDLNIPHNPTEYFSGDFLTRYIRDPQSLRRWPQGKMPGFAVEVLSDKKLEELVEYLGHMVGRKVQP; translated from the coding sequence TTGAACAAACGCGCGCTCTGCATCACCCTGCTCGCCCTCCGACCCTTCAGCCACCTGCACGCCGCCGAACTGACCCTGGAACTGGGCAACGGCAGCCAGCGCCTGAGCAGTGCCCAACTGCTCGCCCACCCACAGGCGCAAAGCGTCGAGATCAGCGACGACGTCAGCTATAAACGCAGCATGCGCTACCGCGCCGTGCCGTTGGCCGCTCTGCTGGAGGGTGTGCAGCCGGGTGATCACCTGCAACTGGTGGCCAGCGACGGCTTTGCCGCCGAACTCTCCGCCGCCCCCGCACTCAGCCAAACCGGCAGCCAAGCCTGGCTGGCCATCGAAGACCCGGCGCAGCCCTGGCCGGCCCTCGGCAACGGCAAACCCAGCGCCGGGCCGTTCTATCTCGTCTGGCAAAACCCAGCCGCTAGCCAGATCGGCCCGGAACAGTGGCCATTCCAGCTGGCCACCATCCGCAAACTGGCCCCAGTGGCGCAGCGCTTCCCGCAGCTACTGCCAGCCGCCGACGCCAGCCCAGCGGTGCAGGCAGGGTTTGCCCAGTACCAGAAGAACTGCATGGCCTGCCATCGCCTGAATGGCGCAGGCGACTCGCAATTCGGCCCGGATCTGAATATTCCGCACAACCCGACCGAGTATTTCAGTGGCGACTTTCTAACCCGCTATATCCGCGACCCACAGAGCTTACGGCGCTGGCCGCAGGGCAAGATGCCGGGATTTGCGGTTGAGGTGTTGAGTGACAAGAAATTGGAGGAATTGGTTGAGTATTTGGGGCATATGGTGGGGAGGAAGGTGCAGCCTTGA
- a CDS encoding rhodanese-like domain-containing protein, which produces MRTLFTTLGLLVSLPLLAGEAELSAAVVALQSPESVLIDVRTADEFAAGALPGAEQIEHEQIANRISAIAPDKDTPIILYCRSGRRSGIAEENLRAMGYSNLINAGGYDELKLALESQD; this is translated from the coding sequence ATGCGCACCCTATTTACCACCCTCGGCCTGCTGGTCAGCCTGCCTCTGTTGGCCGGCGAAGCCGAACTCAGCGCCGCTGTTGTCGCCCTGCAATCACCGGAAAGCGTGCTGATCGATGTACGCACCGCCGATGAGTTTGCCGCCGGCGCATTGCCCGGTGCCGAACAGATCGAGCACGAACAGATCGCCAACCGCATCAGCGCCATCGCCCCAGACAAGGACACGCCGATCATCCTCTACTGCCGCAGCGGCCGCCGTTCCGGCATCGCCGAAGAAAACCTGCGCGCCATGGGCTACAGCAATCTGATCAATGCCGGCGGCTATGACGAACTGAAACTCGCCCTGGAGTCGCAGGATTGA